A single Anopheles funestus chromosome 2RL, idAnoFuneDA-416_04, whole genome shotgun sequence DNA region contains:
- the LOC125760503 gene encoding AT-rich interactive domain-containing protein 1B-like, with the protein MASNGGTLHGVPQSVSQQQQQQQHICSQCGLYFESASSLQVHHMHYHQHDSMNRWGSQQQPVVSTTLGTTAVATTTTTATITTNGTAPSSTTPTSSDTENNNQPGSHTPTHTKPVASPQQHQQQHHTTIAAAADSSDNQPPTPQPTITEPGTPQSYSGGGTSPYHSQQQQHQQQQQQVSQHPHQLGLPTGSAGSEMHYPSYIHPGYDPGSYYSGGPGTGLDYGSGVLGGPLQPTDYKSGSSVVSSARYHPYGGSSSNGGAPDGSSPAVVSSNGGGSAGMSPQVVSSSNGVTVAGGGSGSTATTVTTVASTTSQSSQPSHSPPNGTGGSNIPPTPSPSPIQCEKCGMVCESDEALNEHEATIHSNVPVQSAQDQQQRVDQVDLQSGGVGGNCYSYGAGAGGTPVYPVKEEAPASDILDLDSQKMVGYGPGPDGGLLPPMNSLHPLQSMQRHPMMSWHDAHNFMGPPSLPHPSHGGGPDMKHSAAVAAAAAAAYYHHPIKSEYSATPTIKSEYLGGGGGGHYGGTGSPIVKNEYSLPPTLPPPAVAPQPTNAQTMKQYADEMHDNQLATSPSDFPSTTTPQESGSQYRTFEPATSSLPGTAGPTKGTAWKSNEARRPKTYNCTACNKWFTSSGHLKRHYNTTLHKNAVKSSGQPDPATLPISVHHHPGRDPNYANKGRRGGAGNGSGASSGGGTGGGGGGGAGSQIQQPIQQPVPPPDPPRSPEYGTGASQYGGGAAAGFSTAGTSPGHQHPSSGQVVSSNQSPGFHHPYAGATSANGTTATSSTSSAVPPNGVAGPSVQVSQPRGLQIYSNSSNSHMAEQMEQATHTITTILTPTTHLHTSTVGCIPGTPDTISTSTRTPTGTHTPPTMGMGSPLHHPQQQQQPPQQQQPPPQPTISSMEPYHHHHHPHTQHHTMHTISNPLTISTSIPSFQTILPEAPSYHLIIGNAVHQYPGQMAMMSGDGAHQQWVDGGDGLIESTTDSRNGALGFPRCSGGAEVYQGDTAPPFSPNVPDQYQRPSSSDGTTTILPNDQQHQQQQRLQHGQMIGHITHGNKYKEYALGQHDVDPYQEQLLYRVATPQLGATAPAISPAPCSPSVTSTDVGQTQGQPRADSAGSNRSSAIGQPEVHRCIECDKVFNKVCYLTQHNKTFHSGDKPYKCHRCGKRFPCNQSYEEHLAKHGGEKPFKCEQCPKQFNHKTDLRRHMCLHSGSKPYACEQCGKGFIRKDHMIKHSETHRKNVTAGQERGGNGQKRTGKGGNRKGGKKDIVGLVDE; encoded by the coding sequence ATGGCCAGTAATGGGGGGACTCTACACGGGGTTCCCCAAAGTGtgtcacagcagcagcagcaacagcaacacatctGCTCCCAGTGTGGCCTATACTTTGAGAGTGCATCATCGTTGCAGGTGCATCATATGCACTACCATCAGCATGACAGCATGAACCGTTGGGGTTCACAACAGCAGCCCGTAGTCAGTACAACACTCGGCACGACAGCGGTGGCAACGACAACAACTACCGCCACGATAACAACGAACGGAACTGCACCGTCGTCCACGACTCCGACATCCTCCGACACGGAGAACAACAACCAGCCCGGTTCGCATACACCGACGCACACGAAACCGGTGGCGTCAcctcagcagcatcagcagcaacatcacacGACGATAGCGGCCGCCGCCGACTCGAGTGACAATCAGCCACCAACGCCACAACCCACCATAACGGAGCCGGGAACTCCGCAAAGTTACAGTGGTGGTGGTACATCACCTTACCactcgcagcagcagcagcaccagcagcaacagcagcaagtaAGCCAACATCCGCATCAGCTAGGATTGCCTACCGGATCAGCGGGCAGTGAGATGCACTACCCGAGCTACATCCATCCGGGGTACGATCCGGGCAGTTACTACTCCGGCGGACCTGGTACGGGACTTGATTATGGTAGTGGCGTACTTGGTGGACCTTTGCAACCGACCGACTATAAGTCGGGCTCGTCGGTAGTGTCCTCCGCCCGGTACCATCCTTACGGCGGATCGAGCAGCAATGGCGGTGCACCGGATGGATCTTCACCGGCGGTAGTCAGCAGCAATGGCGGCGGTTCGGCCGGCATGAGTCCGCAAGTGGTAAGTTCCTCCAATGGTGTTACCGTAGCAGGTGGCGGCAGTGGATCTACGGCCACTACAGTAACGACCGTCGCTAGTACCACGTCCCAATCGTCCCAACCGTCACATTCGCCACCGAACGGAACGGGTGGATCGAACATACCACCCACCCCTTCTCCATCGCCGATACAGTGTGAGAAGTGTGGCATGGTGTGCGAATCCGATGAGGCACTGAACGAACATGAGGCCACGATACATTCGAACGTACCGGTACAGTCGGCGCAGGATCAACAGCAGCGCGTCGATCAGGTCGATCTACAGAGCGGTGGTGTTGGCGGTAACTGTTATTCGTACGGTGCCGGTGCAGGCGGCACACCGGTGTACCCTGTGAAAGAGGAAGCGCCCGCATCGGACATTCTCGATCTCGACTCACAGAAGATGGTTGGGTATGGGCCAGGACCTGACGGTGGTCTACTGCCACCGATGAACTCACTCCATCCGCTTCAATCGATGCAACGGCACCCGATGATGTCTTGGCACGATGCGCACAACTTTATGGGTCCTCCGTCACTGCCGCATCCGTCTCATGGTGGTGGACCCGACATGAAGCACTCAGCCGCCGTAGCAGCGGCCGCCGCAGCCGCCTACTACCATCATCCGATCAAGTCCGAGTACTCCGCAACGCCAACGATAAAGTCGGAGTACcttggtggcggtggtggtggacatTACGGCGGTACCGGTAGTCCGATAGTGAAGAATGAGTACAGTCTGCCGCCAACATTGCCACCACCGGCCGTAGCACCACAGCCAACGAATGCGCAAACGATGAAGCAGTACGCGGACGAGATGCACGACAATCAGCTGGCAACCAGTCCGTCCGACTTTCCGAGTACGACAACGCCACAGGAGAGTGGTTCGCAGTACCGTACGTTTGAGCCGGCCACCTCATCGCTACCGGGCACGGCAGGGCCCACGAAGGGTACGGCTTGGAAGTCGAACGAGGCGCGTCGTCCAAAGACGTACAACTGTACGGCGTGCAACAAGTGGTTTACCAGCTCGGGCCATCTGAAGCGACACTACAACACGACGCTGCACAAGAATGCGGTCAAATCGAGCGGTCAGCCAGATCCGGCAACGTTACCCATCAGCGTCCATCATCATCCGGGACGTGATCCGAACTACGCGAACAAGGGTCGCCGCGGCGGTGCGGGCAATGGTTCGGGTGCTAGCTCTGGCGGTGGCACTGGCGGTGGAGGAGGCGGAGGAGCAGGTTCGCAGATCCAGCAGCCTATACAGCAACCGGTACCACCGCCCGATCCACCGAGAAGTCCCGAGTATGGGACCGGTGCGTCGCAGTACGGTGGTGGAGCGGCGGCGGGGTTTTCAACGGCCGGGACATCGCCCGGCCATCAGCATCCGAGCAGCGGTCAGGTAGTCAGCTCGAACCAGTCACCGGGGTTTCATCACCCGTACGCCGGCGCGACCAGCGCGAACGGCACCACAGCCACCAGCTCCACTTCTTCAGCGGTTCCCCCAAACGGGGTAGCAGGTCCCTCCGTCCAAGTCTCCCAACCGAGGGGCCTGCAGATCTACtcgaacagcagcaacagccacATGGCGGAGCAAATGGAGCAAGCCACCCATACCATTACCACCATCCTCACGCCCACCACCCATCTGCACACCTCCACGGTGGGGTGCATCCCGGGCACCCCGGACACCATCTCCACCAGCACCCGCACGCCCACGGGCACCCACACGCCCCCCACCATGGGCATGGGCTCGCCTCTGCACcatccgcagcagcagcagcagccgccgcagcagcagcagccgccgcCGCAGCCCACCATCAGTTCAATGGAGccctaccaccaccaccaccacccccacACGCAGCACCACACAATGCACACCATCTCCAATCCTTTAACTATCAGCACCAGCATTCCATCCTTCCAAACCATCCTGCCGGAGGCGCCGAGCTATCACCTTATTATTGGTAATGCGGTCCATCAGTATCCGGGCCAGATGGCGATGATGAGCGGCGATGGTGCCCACCAACAGTGGGTGGATGGGGGCGATGGTTTGATCGAATCGACCACGGATAGCCGTAACGGTGCGTTGGGGTTTCCTCGGTGTTCGGGGGGCGCCGAGGTGTATCAGGGCGATACGGCGCCCCCCTTTTCACCTAACGTACCGGACCAGTACCAGCGTCCCAGCAGCAGCGACGGGACAACCACCATCTTGCCGAACgatcagcagcaccagcagcagcagcgcttGCAACATGGTCAGATGATTGGCCACATCACGCACGGCAACAAGTATAAGGAGTATGCGCTCGGACAGCACGATGTCGATCCGTACCAGGAGCAGCTGCTGTACCGGGTAGCAACGCCACAGCTGGGAGCTACCGCACCCGCCATTTCACCGGCGCCCTGCTCCCCGAGCGTCACGTCAACGGATGTCGGGCAGACGCAGGGACAGCCGCGAGCCGATTCGGCCGGTTCGAACCGATCGAGCGCCATCGGACAGCCCGAGGTACATCGTTGCATCGAGTGTGACAAGGTGTTCAACAAGGTTTGCTATCTGACGCAGCACAACAAAACGTTCCATTCCGGCGATAAACCGTACAAGTGCCATCGCTGTGGCAAACGCTTCCCGTGCAATCAATCGTACGAGGAGCATCTGGCGAAGCATGGGGGCGAAAAACCGTTCAAGTGCGAACAGTGTCCGAAGCAGTTCAATCACAAGACCGATCTGAGGCGGCACATGTGTCTGCACAGTGGTTCCAAGCCGTACGCTTGCGAACAGTGCGGCAAAGGCTTTATCCGGAAGGATCACATGATCAAGCATTCGGAGACGCACCGAAAGAATGTGACGGCAGGTCAGGAGCGAGGTGGCAACGGGCAGAAACGCACCGGCAAGGGAGGTAACAGGAAGGGCGGCAAGAAGGACATCGTCGGGCTGGTGGACGAATGA